The Loxodonta africana isolate mLoxAfr1 chromosome 1, mLoxAfr1.hap2, whole genome shotgun sequence genomic sequence TCCTACAGCCAAAGGGAAAGCTATACAGAAGGAAGTCGCCCAAGAAACAGCGATCAGAACCTTAGCCCTATATGGATTTAGCTTATCCTGCCTCTGGACTATAATAAGGAACCTATCAATGCTAATGATGAGCAGGATGGCTACTCCCTCTATCACAAACAGCCAAAAGAACATAGCAGATATCCTACAAAAGAATTTCCCAAAAATCCATCTGGTAGTGAGAATAGTTACCAGTGCAAAGGGCATGTTCAGCACTGCAAGTAACATGTCTGCAAAAGCTAGACTGGCAAGGAGGATGTTAATTGCAGATCGCATGGCAGCTTTTTGGTAAACCATGAGGCAAACCACCAAGTTCCCAAGAAAAGACACAAACAGAATAAATATCATTATAGCAGAAAAGAAGATCTGGAGAGGCAAGTTTAGGCTCTTGAAAACTGCTGGTGTTGAGGGCACAGCTGTGCTATTCACTGTCCAGGAGCCCATTCCAGTGGGAGCCATGGTTTCAAGACTATATCTAATCAGCGGACTGATGCTGGGATGCTGGAATGGTGGAGGAACTGTAAAATTCATGTAGGTATTTTCATAGACTACAAATGTTGTGTTGGATGCCCCAGTATAGGATGGAGTCAACACTGCCGAGAAGACCATGGTTTTGGTAAAATTGGATGCGCGGGCAGAGAAGTGGATGTTCTTCAAGCATTTCAACACAGAGCAGCAGTATCACGTTCCACTGATGAACTTGGAAACACACTCTGGAAAACTGACAGGAAGTTCCATCTTCCACAGGCGTCCTTTtgcctgaaaacaagcccaaacacAAAAAGTAAATGAGAAATGAGTTTTGTAAACAACATGTGACCTCTTTTCATCACAGAGGATCAGTTTAGCTctttttaatcctttaaaaactgactaaaaatt encodes the following:
- the GPR63 gene encoding probable G-protein coupled receptor 63 → MVFSAVLTPSYTGASNTTFVVYENTYMNFTVPPPFQHPSISPLIRYSLETMAPTGMGSWTVNSTAVPSTPAVFKSLNLPLQIFFSAIMIFILFVSFLGNLVVCLMVYQKAAMRSAINILLASLAFADMLLAVLNMPFALVTILTTRWIFGKFFCRISAMFFWLFVIEGVAILLIISIDRFLIIVQRQDKLNPYRAKVLIAVSWATSFCIAFPLAVGNPDLQIPSRAPQCVFGYTTNPGYQAYVILIALISFFLPFLVILYSFMGILSTLRHNALRIHSYPEGICLSQASKLGLMSLQRPFQMSVDMGFKTRAFTTILILFAVFIVCWAPFTTYSLVATFNKHFYYKHNFFEISTWLLWLCYLKSALNPLIYYWRIKKFHDACLDMMPKSFKFLPRLPGHTRRRIRPSAVYVCGEHRTVV